GGCCGCCCTTGCCGCAGGGCTGGTGGTGATATTGGCAAGCATAGCGTGGGCCCGGAGAAAGAAAAAGGACGACGCAACCGAGACAGGCCCGGAAAACAATGGCACGTCTAAGCTCACGCGGCTGCTGGCCGGGGCGGGTGTCTTTCTTCTTGGAACAGGCGAGACCTTCTTGGTCGGCATCGTGTTCTTTATCCTGGCGGACTACTTCAGCGCCCACCACTATCCGACGCAGTTGCTCCGTTTCATCGACTCCTATGGAATAGGTCTTGTGTTCCTTATTGCTGCTTTCTTCCCAGCGTTCAACGCGTGGCGGCGGCAGTGGCTTCTTGTCCTTGGAAATGTCCTGGGACCGCTCTTGGCACTCGGTCTTATCGCGCTGCTGGCGTTGGCCATCATGGCCGGCCCCGGTCATGTTTGATCGTATGTTAGACAGGGAAGCCGTGCGTTTCTGTTGCCCGTCTACTCGGCGACGCGAACGAGCACTGTGCCGCCCTTTTCGGTAACCTCGATAGTCCCGCCGCTTGGGACATTGCCGCTTTCCACCAGGTTGCTGACCGGTCTCGCCACCAAGCCTTCCAACACCTCCGGAAGCCCGGCCATGCCGTTATCCGGGTCGTAGGCCCGAGATGCTACCAGGTCATAAACCCCGTCGTGCACTCGCAATCCGATCCCGCGCGGTTTCAACGTCCGATACAGTTCTTCCAGCCCTTTTCGGATGATGGTGCGCACCTCGGGAAGTTCAATTCCGCGAAAAGCGATAATTGCGCTGCAGCAGTCGAGGATTTCCTTGGAGACGTATTGGGCCACGGATTCCTTGGTTAGCGTTCCTCCCGTTGCAGATGGCATGTTCAGCGTCAGTACGAGCAGGCAATTCTTGAACCCGATCTCCCCTCCATTTAGGTCTTTCATGACCCCTGAGGCTAGTATTGGCGCCAATGTTTCGAAGAAGGCCTGCGGGGCGTGTTCGATGCCTTCAAACGCTATGATGGCAAACGGGGCGTTTCGTGCCTTGGCCAAAAGTCCTTTGGCGGCGTTACCTTCATGGGTTGGTGCTATTCCGAAAAGCCGCTGGAAGTCTTCAGGTGCAGTGAAGTTGGCCAGATTGAAAACCGTAAGGTCCTCGCCCGATCCCAGTAACTGGTAAGTCAGGCAGCGCACGGCGTGCATCTTGCCCATACCGGTAGGGCCGGCGAGCAACATCACGCCCGCGGGACGACCTGGTTTCCCGAACGACATCCGGACCTTGGTCATGACGGTGGCGATCTGTTCAACCGCATCGTCCTGACCGACGACATGCCGTTTCATCCGCTGCTCCAATTGTTTCCTCCACGCCTCCGCCTGGTCGACGTCGATGTCGATCGCCGTGATTTCCATCACCACGCGCTTCACATCATGCGAGCCCACCTTGATCCCCAAATGTCTGAGCGAACCCGAGTCCACGAGGTCCGCACACTGGTCGCGGGAAATGATCTTGAGCTTATAGCGCGCGCATGCCTGATCCAGCACCTCTATGGCCTTGCCGGGCAGGTGTTGTTTCGGCATGTACTGTTGGGTCATCCTGATTGCATCTTCAAGCGCCTCGTCTCCAATCTGAACCGTATGATGGCGTTCAAGCGCCGGCCGAATCTTTTCCAGAATGGCGGTCGTTTTCTCTTCGGACGCCGGCTCCAGCCGCAGCAACTCCAGATGCGCGCCCGCCAAGGCGTTCGCTGCGGCCAGTTTGCCATACTCCTCCGTGGTCAGCGTTCCGAGGCATGGTATCTCGCCGGTCCGAACAGCCGACCCCAACACGTTTCTCACACTCGCGTCGTCTTGCGCGGAAAATAACGGGCTGATGTCGTCTATAAACAGGACCCGCTCCGGGTTCGCCTTGAGGAACTTCACCAGGGAAGCCATCGCATCCTGGCACTGCTCCTTTGGTATAGCCAGTAGGGCCGGCAGATTCAGTTCAAGTACCCTGCACTGACGTGAACCTTCCTCGGCAGCGCCTTTTACGCCAGCAATGGCAACCCCTTGGGCCAGCTTGGTCTTACCAACGCCGTGCTCTCCCACTATTAGAACGTTCTTGCGATCTTTCCTTGAAAGAAATTGACGGATACGGAAGACTTCTTTCTCCATCTCGTAGCCCGGTTCGAGCCGGTTTTGTTCCGCGGCCATGGCCAAATCGTTTGTTACCGCACTTAATTTGAACATCGAATGCCTTCCTTTTTTGTTCTATGTTGACTCTCCTCTTGTCTTGTCACTTAAAGAAGGAAAAGGGGGAGTGTGGTTACAGACTTCCTGCTTTGTTTAGTTGCTTTTACGTGCCAAAGCGATTGAGAATATCCGCCGGAGGCGTAAGAATGCGCACCGAGGCATTGTGCACGATTTGTGGTTCGGCGATTTCTTCCAACGCCCTCCACGGGCTGTGCCCCCAATGCCTTTTGAACACGGCCCTGCGCTCTGATTGCGAATCCAGCGAGACATTGCCGGACCAGCCCCCCCTGCTCGAGCCCAAGGACAAACCGCCAGCCACCGCAACCACTACTCCTCTGGCGGGGGACAGCATCCCGGGCTACGAAATCCTCCAGGAATTGCACCGCGGTGGGCAGGGCGTCGTGTACCAGGCCATTCACAAGACTACCCGGCGGCGCGTCGCCATCAAGGTGATGCGGGAGGGTCCTTTTGCCGGACCGCAAGATTGTTCCAGATTCGAACGCGAAGTACGCATCCTCGCGGCTATCCGCCACCCACATATTGTGTCTGTACACGACAGCGGGACTGCCTCGGGCAACTTCTATTTCACGATGGACTACATTTCCGGACAGCGGCTGGACAAGTACGTTGAGGAACACCTCTTGGGCATCAATGATGTCCTCCGGCTGTTCGCGAAAACATGTGATGCCGTAAATGCCGCCCACCTGCGCGGGATCATTCACCGCGACTTGAAGCCGGCCAACATCCTCGTGGACGCTGAGGGCGAACCCCATGTGCTAGATTTTGGTTTGGCACGGGTAGCCCTCGGCGAGGTTGCCGGAGAATCGCAGATGGGAGTGATGACCATTACGGGAGAGTTTGTGGGCAGCCCCCCGTGGGCGGCGCCAGAACAGGCCGAGGGCCGGCCGGAAATGATCGATCTCCGGACCGACGTTTACGCATTGGGCGTGATACTCTTTCAGGTCGTAACCGGGCATTTCCCTTACGAAGTTACCGGCAATGTCCTGGATATCCTCGAGCGGATACGCAATCAGGAGCCGGCAAAACCAAGAGCGTTCTGTCACAATATCGGCGACGAAGTAGAGACCATCATCCTCAAATGCCTGGCCAAAGATCGCGACCGCCGGTACCAGACTGCGGGCGAATTGGCCCGCGACATCAATCATTATCTGGCTGGCGAACCCATCGAAGCCAAACGAGACAGCGCCGCCTACGTCTTGAGGAAGACTCTGAGGCGTCACTGGCTGCCCGTCTCCGTGGCTGCGGCGTTTGTCCTCCTGCTCTCAGGTGCGCTTGTGGTTTCCGCATCACTCTGGTATCGTGCCCGGAAGAACTTTCTTGAGGCCGAACAGGGCCGCAAAGCCGCAGAAGAAGCGCGCCTCGTCGCCGATGCCAAGACGCGCGAGGTCAGGAGACGCCTGTACAGCCGCCAAATGATGCTGACCCAACAGGCGCTCGATACCAACTCCAGCACGCTCAAGGATCTGCTCGAACAATGCCCGGCGGAACTGCGGGGGTGGGAATGGTATCGAATCAAATCCCTGGCCGACCAAAGCCAAATGACGCTCGCCCCGTATCCGACCGACGCTTTGTCCGCCGCTTTCAGTCCGGACGGACTTCGCTTAATCTCCACCGGCACATTCCTCCGGCTCTGGGACGCTCAGACCGGTCAGCTGCTACACGAACGTGGCGGAACGAGTAGCTATAAGGCATCCATGGCTGCTTACGACACCACGGGAAACCGAATCGTATTCACCACCACCGGGTCGGTGGGCGCGCTGGAAGTGTGGGATGTCACGGAGTGGCGCCCCATTTGGGCGCTCGACCTGAAGGACCAGCCCAATTGCGCCCGGTTCAGCCCGAACGGCCAGCGGATTGCAGTCGGCACGTGTTCAGGACGTGTCTCCTTTCGAAATGCAAGCACCGGCAAAGAGGAGGGTTCATTTGCCGCTGCTGGGGATGTCCTGATAGCGGCGATTGCGTACCACAAGGATGGACAGTGGCTGGCCACTTCGGCCTGGGACGGCTCGGTACGGATTTGGGATGCTTCCACGGGCGCGGCCGTGCGCACACTTCAGGAGTCTGGAGGCAGTCGCGTCTTTGA
This genomic stretch from Candidatus Hydrogenedentota bacterium harbors:
- a CDS encoding AAA family ATPase, which encodes MAAEQNRLEPGYEMEKEVFRIRQFLSRKDRKNVLIVGEHGVGKTKLAQGVAIAGVKGAAEEGSRQCRVLELNLPALLAIPKEQCQDAMASLVKFLKANPERVLFIDDISPLFSAQDDASVRNVLGSAVRTGEIPCLGTLTTEEYGKLAAANALAGAHLELLRLEPASEEKTTAILEKIRPALERHHTVQIGDEALEDAIRMTQQYMPKQHLPGKAIEVLDQACARYKLKIISRDQCADLVDSGSLRHLGIKVGSHDVKRVVMEITAIDIDVDQAEAWRKQLEQRMKRHVVGQDDAVEQIATVMTKVRMSFGKPGRPAGVMLLAGPTGMGKMHAVRCLTYQLLGSGEDLTVFNLANFTAPEDFQRLFGIAPTHEGNAAKGLLAKARNAPFAIIAFEGIEHAPQAFFETLAPILASGVMKDLNGGEIGFKNCLLVLTLNMPSATGGTLTKESVAQYVSKEILDCCSAIIAFRGIELPEVRTIIRKGLEELYRTLKPRGIGLRVHDGVYDLVASRAYDPDNGMAGLPEVLEGLVARPVSNLVESGNVPSGGTIEVTEKGGTVLVRVAE
- a CDS encoding protein kinase produces the protein MRTEALCTICGSAISSNALHGLCPQCLLNTALRSDCESSETLPDQPPLLEPKDKPPATATTTPLAGDSIPGYEILQELHRGGQGVVYQAIHKTTRRRVAIKVMREGPFAGPQDCSRFEREVRILAAIRHPHIVSVHDSGTASGNFYFTMDYISGQRLDKYVEEHLLGINDVLRLFAKTCDAVNAAHLRGIIHRDLKPANILVDAEGEPHVLDFGLARVALGEVAGESQMGVMTITGEFVGSPPWAAPEQAEGRPEMIDLRTDVYALGVILFQVVTGHFPYEVTGNVLDILERIRNQEPAKPRAFCHNIGDEVETIILKCLAKDRDRRYQTAGELARDINHYLAGEPIEAKRDSAAYVLRKTLRRHWLPVSVAAAFVLLLSGALVVSASLWYRARKNFLEAEQGRKAAEEARLVADAKTREVRRRLYSRQMMLTQQALDTNSSTLKDLLEQCPAELRGWEWYRIKSLADQSQMTLAPYPTDALSAAFSPDGLRLISTGTFLRLWDAQTGQLLHERGGTSSYKASMAAYDTTGNRIVFTTTGSVGALEVWDVTEWRPIWALDLKDQPNCARFSPNGQRIAVGTCSGRVSFRNASTGKEEGSFAAAGDVLIAAIAYHKDGQWLATSAWDGSVRIWDASTGAAVRTLQESGGSRVFDVAFSPDGKLLACGGEDQLVHLWDTATGNERLLLRGHTQGVQAVAFNPDGTRLCSSGRDATLRLWDTATGRPTATFRGHSHTVLSVDFSPDGQRLVSASRDRTIKLWNVEPIDETRIISFPETAIGDLAFSPDGKLLLVETAENVLAWDCASGRKVEDHSHRYMPDRCSPHGNQELGFDNEGVPGIHDTNTGDYMMRFEEIPNELTPFYFNPGGDSRQRVNILLFNPDYTRVAGGTFDGYIALWDVVTGKLLRAVQAHDGPITDIAYRPDGKQIATCSFDTKMRLWDADTGQEVRPAFKHPHWVHGLAFSPDGNRIATGGMDIRIWDPETGDSLATFGQLESSSYYCIAFSPDGRSLAASCGTNGRAPDTIRIWDAAGPVDSIVSADPS